The DNA sequence TGTCCCATGAAGGACTCGTCGCCCTCATTCATTGTCTCGTCGCGAACATGGTCATCAAACTCGTCCTCCCGCTCATCCTCAACATCCTGAATGCGAGACGAGATGGGTCGTCGGCCTGCTCGGCTCTTTGAGTGAATGACTCTGTCCTGGCGCGCGGCAATGTGGACGAGCTCGTCCTGAAGCTTGGCGTCCATCATGGGCTCCAGCTCAATGTCGACccgctccatctccttcCAGCAGGCCTCCCACGCACCAGCCCTCATCAGGCCGTTGCTAGCGTAGACCTTGACACGATAAATCTTGCCGGCTCCGAGGGCGTCGACGGGAATCTCAGAAGAGCAGGTGGTGCACCAGTGCGTCGGCTTCTTGTCATTGCTGGAGAGCATCTCTCCGTCCTCGTCAAaagcatcgtcgtcatcgctgtcGTGTTCATCAGCAAAGGGCATCTCGTTAGAAGGGCCGAGATAATGGCCGCATTCCAGGATGCGGGCTCGTCGCTTAAAGGGAAGCTCCAGAGCCTCCAGCAGGCGCTCCTCCATGACCTCAAAGTCGTTTTGAGGATGGGGCAGGAGGACACCGCGGTCCTGGATGGTGTCGCCGATGGTGTCCTGCAGCTCTCGCCAGGCCTCCCGCAGCGTCTTGACGCCCTCGCTCAGCTCGCTGGTCTTGGCCTCGTCCAGGACTTCGCCCCACGGCCatcgcagcggcagcaaagtgACGTGCAGGAGCACCAGCGGCGGGTCGTTCTTCTTCAGGcgcggcggcgtcttcttGGGCGAGTACTGCGGCGGCTGGCTGATGCCCGGCGAGCCAATGCGCGAGACGGTGGGCAGGGCGCTGCGACGGCCGGAGCGAGGCTGGCCCGAGACGGACGGCGCCGGCGAGTTCATCTGCGTCGTCTTGACGGACGAGGCAGACCGGAAGGCCGACGGCCGCGGAGCCCCCTTGGCGGGCACAAAGTCGGCCTCGGGCTCGTACTGGATGTCGGAGATGCGCGGCGACCTGGCGTCGTTCTTGCGCGGCGCGTCCTCGGACACGGAGCCCATGGAGCTGCGCGGGCTGTTGTCGCTGAAGACGTCGTCCTCGTGGTCGTTGTCGTGGTGCGAGCTGGCGTCGCCGTCGACGTGGGACAtgtcggcctcgtcgtcgttgtcgtcgtaGCGGTGCAGGACGCTCTCGTCTACGTCTTCGTAGCGGTATTCGTCTTCCATGCTAGGGCCACTGCAGGCTGGGTCGTTGTGGATGTCAAAGTCGGGACCCTGTGCCCTCGACTGCCGGGGCATGAGG is a window from the Trichoderma atroviride chromosome 5, complete sequence genome containing:
- a CDS encoding uncharacterized protein (EggNog:ENOG41~TransMembrane:1 (i501-519o)) translates to MPRQSRAQGPDFDIHNDPACSGPSMEDEYRYEDVDESVLHRYDDNDDEADMSHVDGDASSHHDNDHEDDVFSDNSPRSSMGSVSEDAPRKNDARSPRISDIQYEPEADFVPAKGAPRPSAFRSASSVKTTQMNSPAPSVSGQPRSGRRSALPTVSRIGSPGISQPPQYSPKKTPPRLKKNDPPLVLLHVTLLPLRWPWGEVLDEAKTSELSEGVKTLREAWRELQDTIGDTIQDRGVLLPHPQNDFEVMEERLLEALELPFKRRARILECGHYLGPSNEMPFADEHDSDDDDAFDEDGEMLSSNDKKPTHWCTTCSSEIPVDALGAGKIYRVKVYASNGLMRAGAWEACWKEMERVDIELEPMMDAKLQDELVHIAARQDRVIHSKSRAGRRPISSRIQDVEDEREDEFDDHVRDETMNEGDESFMGQDEKTHRRQTSYGTNSSSKYRQHSAKNSMGGRSSTGFAPQDESSGKQQRRFKAGSFPDMVVNAFKALLDDKRNLAILLLSALTVVVALRGGISNPLDDVVSFQPVVTDSEVPTAVLRDGEGEAIELEGEAGAEDGTTPVDDILFTPQDNVDGENPCPAVEPQTVEKWMTATVTEMSTVARTDMPLVDSDFSEDDDEAIVDKMLAGDTLTLGENYAEDEEDMHGQGHSSWNWGSPFNFFG